TCCAAACGTTTTGGTTATACATGGATCAGCTGAGAACATAAAGAAATATATAAAGGAGTTACAAATAGAGAAGGTTGATTATGTATTATCAGGGTTACCTTTTACATCCTTACCAACGGAAGTATCATCTCGTATTTTATCCAGTGTAATGGAGTCATTAAGTGAGGATGGCGAGTTTATTACGTTTCAATATTCGCTTGCAAGGAAAGCATTTATCCAAACCTTTTTTCAGGAAATTTCACTAAAAAAGGTTTGGTTGAATCTTCCTCCAGCACATGTTCTTAGTTGTAGAAAAAGGCTAGGAGGTCATACGCCTAATGGAATTACATGAATTGTTATCCTATATTGAGCAGTATGGCTATGCGGCTTTATTCTTTTGTTTATGGCTTGGGATTGTAGGTATGCCAATTCCAGATGAAATGATTGTGATGAGTGGTGGGTTTGTATCGTCAGTAGGCATACTAAGTGTAATTCCGGCATTTTTATTAACCTATTTAGGTGTCGTATCCGGCCTCTCTTTAGGGTATATACTTGGAAAGGTTTTTGGTGATAAAGTACTTGATAAATTGATGAAAAAGAAAAAGGCGAAGTATCTTTTACAATCACAAGAAATGATTGGTAAATATGGACATTATGCATTAGTAACAAGTTATTTTATACCTGTCGTTAGACATATTGTTCCTTATTTGGTTGGTATGAATCGTATGTCATTTAAAACATATGCTTTGTATTCATACACGACGGGATTTATGTGGACGTTGCTTTATTTTATGCTTGGTTCTATGTTTGGTAAACACATCGAGGCGATTGTAGAACTTGCGACGAAGTATGGCCTCTATTTTGGTGGCACAATTGTCGTCATAGCAAGTGTTTTATATTTATATATACAAAAGAAAAATCAGGTAATAGGATAGATTACTTGTCTAAATATTCGTAGACAGTAAGGAAAAAAGCAGCTATTTTAAGTAATAGCTGCTTTTTTCAATCATTTATTTCAAATTCATAATTAGGAAGTAAACTTGCACTGTAGATAAGGAGAAAGAGGATCTTCTCTTTATTGGATTTCATAATTGAGGAATGTAGGGGAAATGGAACCTAATCTTTACAATTTTTGTAGTAGTCGTGTCCCGCTATTCATATCACCTTTACATAAAGGACATTTGGGTTCTTCTTCTAAAGAAAAGTTTTTACGCATCCATCCTAAACAATCTTCTGTTTGGCATTCCCATACAGCGATTTCTTCTGGATCTTCTACAGGCTTATTATTTCTTTTCCAATACATACAATCACTCCTCTAAAGTGAAAAATTTTTCTAAAAAAAAATAAAAAGGTTGTTAACGTTTTTTGTTAACAACCTTTTATATTTTTAATTATAATGTTTATTTTATAAAAATGCGAACTTTATAAATTACCAAAGTATAACAAGGACTCTATTATACTAATTCTGGGTTATAAATCATCGTAAAATGTCCTGGCAATAATTTAATTTGGCACGGTGTATGAAGAGAGCTCTCTCCTACCTAAAAAGAAAGGTTTTATGTTGGTTTTTTAATTTGTATTTATATAGTAGTGGATGATATGAATAAACTTCCATCAAAAATTGATGGAAGTTGTATGTGGTTTTATTTTTCTGTTACTACTGAAGCGATAAATGGTAAGTTACGATATTTTTCTGCACAGTCAATGCCATAGCCGACGATAAATTCATCTGGAATTTGGAAGCCTACATACTCGGCTGTCAAATCAACTTTACGACGCTCTGGTTTATCAAGTAATGTACAGAACTTTAATGCTTTTGGTTTATGCATAAAGAAGTGGTCTTTTAAGAAGTGAAGTGTTAAGCCAGAATCGATAATGTCTTCTACAACAATTACATTTTTGCCTGTAATGTTGACATCGATATCTTTTAACAATTTAACTTTTCCTGTTGTTTCCGTTTGGTTGCCGTAACTAGATGCAGAGATAAAGTCGATTGTTACTTCATTTTTAATGTGACGAATTAAATCAGCAGCAAAGACGAAAGAACCTTTTAGTACTGCGATCACAACGATTTCTTCTCCTTCAAAATCGCGTTCAATTTGCAGTGCTAGTTCTTTTACCTTTGTTTGTAATGCTTCTTCAGAGATTAAAGTATCTTTTATTTCAATTTTCATTAGGATCCTCCTGCGTTGTAAAACTTGTGAACATTTTGACTGTAAAGGATTGAAGGGGAAAAGTCAAAAAAGAGAAATACATATTGGCTAAAGGTTTATATTAGGAAAGCCAGAATAAAATAAAATGAAAGTTCGATTTGAAGTTTTCATGATCCGTTCATGCTAGAGAAATTGGGAGGAGAATGGAATGTTTAAAAAAATAATCTCAATAATTCTTCAACTATTTATTATGATTATGCTATTTGTAGTGATTGTAAGTCTTCCGATGTTATTTATAAATGGGAAGAAAGTTGGAATACATGTAGAGCATTTTTTTACACAATGTATACATGTTATCTCTGCACTTATACATCCAGAAGAGTTAAAGCTGAAAATGGCTACACAAGTAGCGACTGTTTCAAACAATGTACAAATATTTAAGATACAAGAAAGGGAATTTCCCTTATTTCCACTTATATTTAAGCCATATACATATTCACTCGTGCTTATACTTGGAGCGCTTATAGTTTCTATATGTTCGTCTTTTTTATGTAGTATCATTGCGGCGGTTTCACCGAGGCGTGTACAGCGAGTGATAGAAGAAGCTGTATTTTTTCTTAAAACAATTCCAGATGTCTTCCTAATTTTTTTTCTTCAACTTTTCATGGTAAGTATATATAGGTATACCGGATTTTTACCACTACATCCATTTTCTACGATGCAAAATACATCTATTGTATTACCACTTCTCATTTTAGCTATTATACCTACCATCTCTTTATTCCAATTTCAAATGCTACTTATAAATGAGGAGCAGAAGCAAGGTTATGTTATGTTTGCGAGAGCGAAAGGGTTTGGTAACATGTATATTTTGTGCAGGCATATTTTTCGCAATATGGTTGTTTCAGTTGTGAATCATATTGAATCAATATTACTAGCCTTGATAACGAGCTTATTCGTTTTTGAGTATATGTTTAACATAAGAGGTTTATTTTCGATTTTGATTAGCGGTCAAGATCTGGTGGTTATCGTTTATTTGCTGCTGTTATTTATAGTGCCTATGTATGGAGTAATAGTAGGATTGAATTGGTTAAGGAGGAAGTTGTATGCATAGCCAGCGTTATAAGTACTTCTTATTCCCGATTATTTTATTATTAATAATAAGTATTGCACTCCCATATTTTCAAGAGGAGTCTAAGGTAGTGGAATATCGATACAATGAAAAAGGAGAAATTGTTGAAGCGGCTCCTTTTTCAATTTCCCGTGCACATTGGTTTGGAACGGATCGAGAAGGAGAAGATTTATTTTATAAAGTAATAGATGGGGCTAAGTACACAATTTTAATTTCATTTTTTGTGGCAGTTGCTAGAGTAATCATTTCTTTATTGATGAGCCTGTTCATTCATAATGATAAGTGGGGAATTTTTTTCTTACAACGTGTTACTGTTAGTTTGCAATTTTTTCCGCAAACGTTATTTTGTATCTTATTTCTTACACCATTTATCATTTATGAGCTACGAACGAAACCTATTGTCACAAATATAGAAGTACTATGTATACAATTTCTTGTATTCGTTTTTGTAGCAGTGCCAGGAATGACACGATTTTTTCATAAAGAAGTTCAGCAACTTTGGAACAAGGAATATGTAAAGAGTTCTTTCTTATTAGGAGGAAGCAGATGGCATGTGTTTCGAACTCATATTATGAAAGTATTACAACCACAAATTATATTTCAAATTGGAGAGCAAATGGTGCAAGTATTATTAATTATGTTACATCTTGCTCTGTTTAAATTATTTTTAGGGGGAACGAAAATTGTTTCCGGGCAAGCTCATGATCAATTTAGTATATATGTTCCATACCTAAATGACTGGGCAAATTTAATTAGTTATTACTATGGAGAATTAATGCTAGAGCCAAGAATTATTATAATCCCAGTTATGTTTTATATGATTCTTTTATATTGTATGACGAAAGTAGTGAACGGATATAAACATAATAGAATAGAGTAAGCAGAAGATTTATATAGAGTATTATTTTTCGTCCAACGTGGTTAGAGAGTAGAGGTGAGGAAATAAAAAAGAATTTGATTTATCTTAGAGGAATTCCTTTATTTGTATAATAGCATTCTTTTTACAAAAATCCCCACAAAATAATCTGATGATATACTGATCATATTGAGAAAGCGCTTCTATGGAGGGTGATAATCATGAAAAAGAAACAGTACACAAGTGTTACATTTATAAAAGCATTACTTTTAACAATTGTTCTTGGTATGTTGGCTTACTTAATTGATGTTCCTGCTATTCGCATTCCACTCATTGGGATGACTTTAGTTCTTGGAGCAATTTCTCATGGAATGATGTTGCAACTGTATGAAGCTGGATTAGATGATATGAAAAAATATATAGATGAAAAATGATTAAAAACCCTCCATTCGTTTAGATGAAGGTTTTTTTCATTTCTTACAAAAATGTAAGGTGATTTGTAAGAAAAATCGATAGTTGAGTAGTCGTCTTTTGGATAAACTTATAGATGTAAGGTAAAAGGCAAGCACATTTTAGGTAAAATAAGCTTTAGGCACTATATGTGAAAAGGAGTAGGAGGGAATGGAGAAACGTTGGACGACCCTTGCTTTGTTATCAACTAGTAATAAGATGGTACTAGATGAAGAGATGTGCCTTTTGCACTTGTTTGATCGGGAAAACGATCATTCTTCTTCACAGTTTACAATGAAGTGGTGTAAATGGAGCGAAAGTTGTAAGTTTGAAGAAGAGACCCCTAATGAAGAGCAAAGGATCATTCTCACAAACCCGATAGAGGCATGGGCCTTCCAACGTCGTAAGTGTAACGTCAAAAATCACTTAAAGAAAACTGAGCCGAGACAATTAGTTATCACTCCAGCCCCTTTTATTCTAAACTCACGCGAAAGTAACAATTAGACACTGAGACACAGAAAAAGCATTGTAGAGGGAATCTACAATGCTTTTTTATCCCGTATAAATTTCCATTTATACGGGATAAAAAAGGAATTTAGTAAAAGAGAAACATCTATATTAATTGTAAGGATGTAACGGTGAAATGTTACTATTAAAATATAAAAGTAACAAAAATGATAAAAATATTACATTTGTATTACAAAATAGTTGTTTATCCCTATAATTCGTAATATAATTTACTTGTAGGGTATAGAAACTAAAAAATAATTTATTATTTGGGAGACTGGGAAAAATGAAAAAAATTATTTTGCTAGTTTTAATGTCTGTAATGTTTTTAGTACCTGCCGTTTCTCATGCAGAAACAAGTGGAAATGTAAATCAGGCTGTCCCGAAAGAAGAACAAGCTATACAAAAAATGGGATGGGTAAAAGATGGAGATTCATGGTATTACTTTGATAAAGATGGAAAAGCTCATGAAGGATGGTTAAGTTATAACGGAAATTGGTATTACTTTATAGATAGAATCATGGTGCAAAAAGATTATGTTAGGGTAAATGGAAGAGATTATTATTTAGGTAATGATGGTGTTATGCAGACTGGTTGGATAGCAGATGGTGAAGATCGCTGGTTATATGCAAACCAAGATGGATCATTCAAAACAGGTTGGGTGAAGGAAGGAAATAAGTGGTATTATATTCATCGTGGATTAATGGCAACTGGATGGGTAAGAAATGATACAGGTTGGTATTATATGAATCCGAATGGTACGATGAAAACAGGTTGGTTACAAGAATCTGGGAACTGGTATTATTTAAAATCTGACGGTGCAATGGCAACAGGCAAACACTTAATTAATGGTACTTGGTATTCATTTAAAGATAACGGTGTTATGCTCTAGATATTTAAAAAAAGAGGCTGTCGAAAGTAGTTGAATTAGCTACTTTCGACAGCCTTTTTTTATTCCGTAAATAGAGAGGTGTGCATAGGGAATTTTGCTTTCTTGAAGGTAATTGAATCTTTAAGAAAAATCCATTTCATCTGCATCTCATATTTACATAACAGATATATTCTATAAATACATCCGATGCGATGTGAAAAAAGTATACTAAGGAGAGATATAAAATGAAAAAGAAACTTTTACCAATCTGTGCGATGGCACTTTTATCAGTAGGATATTCTTCGGTAGCAAGTGCGTCTACTGGGACAATGACAAAGGAAGAAGTAGCACAAGTACAGCAAGATACAACGAAAAAAGAAGCAGCAATGCAGGAACAACAAAAACAAGATAAGATGAAAAAAGAAGCGGCAGTGCAAGAGCAACAAAAACAAGATCAAATGAAAAAAGAAGCGGTAGTGCAAGAGCAACAAAAACAAGATCAAATGAAAAAAGAAGCAGCAATGCAGGAACAGCAAAAACAAGATAAGATGAAAAAAGAAGGAATTCAAGAGCAACAAAAACAAGATAAGATGAAAAAAGAAGCAGCAGTGCAAGCTACAAAAGGTGAAAAACTACCAAATACAGCATCAAATAGCATAACAATGATGACGTTAAGCGCGTGCCTTGTAGCATTAGGATCATTGTTTGGATTTACGCGCCGTAAAATTAAAGCGTAAAACAAAATATAAATTAGTCTATAAAGAATGGGATAATTTCATATATTAAAAATGGTAGGATATCCCTACCATTTTTTGCATGGAGGGATTAAAGTGAGACTTATAAATCGTATTGGATTTGCTTTCATGATAGTCGGTATTCTTATGGGGACGTATTATTTTTTTGAATGGTATAAAGGAAAAAGTTCCGCACAAGATTTAACGACAGAAGAGATAAAGCATTTTGAAAAAATAGAATTAAAAGGGCATTCCACTGAAACATCTGTGAATTCTCAAGTACCTTCTTCTCAAATGCAATATAAAGAAGGAGAGAAAGTAGCGATGTTAAATATCCCAAAAATAAAGAAGAAGTTCTCTATATATTGGGGGGCAAGTGATACCACATTGAAAAAAGGGGTAGGTATGTTTGTTAGTGATATGACAACAGCTCCATCTGAAGGAGGACACACTGTACTGAGTGGACATCGCGATACTGTATTTACAGAGCTAGGAGAGCTTAAAGAAAAAGATAACCTCATTGTGGAATACGATAATAAGATTTATACTTATGAAATTCAAAAAATGTGGATTACACATGCGGATGATCGCACAGTCATAGTAAAGAAAGAAGAACCAACATTAACGCTGACGACGTGCTATCCATTTGATTATATAGGTGATGCACCAGATCGATATATTATTGAAGCGAAATTGATTTCTACTGATTCAAAATGAGAGTATAGTACTCTGTCTTTAGCTATTTAGAATGAGAGAAGGGGGAAGGGAATATGACAAAAACAATTTTAATTGTTGAGGATGAAGATATTTTACGCGAAATATTGAAAGATTATTTTCTAAATGAACAATATAAAGTACTTGAGGCAAGAGATGGGAAAGAAGCTTTATCCTTGTTTGAAGAAGAAGAGGTTCATTTAGTTATTCTTGATATCATGTTACCGGAATTGGATGGTTGGTCTGTTTGCCGAAGAATCCGTAAAACGTCTCAAGTGCCGATTATTATGCTCACGGCACGTGTGGATGAAGACGATACGTTACTTGGATTTGAGTTAGGAGCGGATGATTATGTAACGAAGCCATATAGTCCGCCTATTTTACTAGCGAGGGCAAAGCGATTACTTGAAAGTCGAATACTTACAAGTAAATCTCCAAGTAATGAAGATGATACGCTATCTATTCATGGAATTTGTGTTCATTTCCCATCACGTATCGTTACGATAGAGGGAGTGGACATTAATTTAACACATACAGAGTTTGAGATATTGACCTATTTTATGCAGAATCAATGGATTGTTTTGACAAGAGAGCAATTGATTTCAAGAATTTGGGGATATGAATTTGCTGGTGATGACCGGACAGTGAATAGTCATATCCGTAATTTACGAAATAAATTAGGAGATAAAGCAAAGTACATTACGACTGTTGTTCGGATGGGGTATAAATTTGAGGGGAATGTATGAGAAAAGGGATTGTACTCAAATTATTTATTCTTACAACAGCACTATGCATGTTGATTTTAGCGACGATTTTTATTGGACAAACGATATTTTTCAAACAATATTATGCCAACAGAAAAGTAAATGATATTCAAACAAATATAAGCTCCTTTGAGAGAGAGTATTTGAATAGTGATGGTAACACAGAAGCAATTCAGAAACTGGAACAAGATTTTTATAGAGAAAATAATACATGGATTACAGCATTAGATAGTGATGGAAATTTAAAACATGCGACTGATTTTTATTTAGAAGTAAAGCTGGATCGGCTATCGCAGAAGGAACTTGGAAAAACAAACCTTACAATCCCTCTCTATTATCTTATGGGGATAGAAGAGATTGAAAATGAAAAAATGCCGTATTTTTCAGGGTTGCAAATTTCAGTTTATGGGATGGTTAGAGATTCTACAGTTGTTCCTGCTGTATTAAATTTAAGTAAGGGTATAAATTGGTCCAACAAGCCATTAGATAAGAAAATAAATGAAATAGCTCCTAAGGTGAAAGAGGAAAAGAAAAGTGCTGCTCAAGTTCCTAGTACTGGTTTTGGGGGAACTGTTACAAAAGTGCAACTACCTGATAGTAAAGGGATAGTGAATCCACTTTATAAAAACACTTTGTTCTTGGAGAGTATAAAAGAATTTCAAGCGGACTTACTGTTAAATGAAAATAAAGATAACAATGATGCCTTAAGAATAAATGACTATGAAAAAAATGATATAAAATATAAATTATTAATCAAACCGATAAAGGAAAAGGATGGCTCTTTAACATATATATTCGCGATGGCGTCCTTGCAGCCCGTAGATGAAGCAGTGCAAATGGTAAAGGATTATTATGTATATATTATTGCATTTGTGCTAGTACTTACCTTGTTGGCATCTTTTTATTACTCAAAACAAATTGCAAAACCGCTATTACGAATTAATGATACAACGAAAAAAATTGCACATTTAGATTTTTCGGAAAGAATCCCAATTACTTCAAAAGATGAGATTGGCGATTTATCTAACAACATTAATATATTATCAAATACATTGCACACACATATTGAACAATTAGAACAAGATATTGAAAAAGAAAGAAAGCTAGAAAATACGAGAAAAGAATTTATTTCAGGTGTCTCACATGAATTGAAAACACCACTAAGTATTATGAAAAGCTGTATTTCGATTCTAAAAGATGGGGTAGCCGAACATAAGAAAGAATATTATTTTCAGGCAATGGAAAAAGAAGTGGATAAGATGGATATGTTAATTTTGGACATGCTGGAGTTAGCTAAATTTGAATCTGGCACGTATAAAATGCAGATGGATACTTTTCATATTGATGAGGTCATTGAGCATATATGTGGACAACTATCATTAGAAATAGAGAAGAAACAACTTCATATTCACAAACACATATCTCCAGCTCAAGTTGTTGCAAATCAACATCGCATTGAGCAAGTAATTGTCAATTTCATTACGAATGCAATCCGTTATACACCTGAAAAAGAGGATATTATTATTTCTACAATAGATGAGCTAAATCAAATAAAGATTTGTATAGAAAATAAAGGCACTCATATTGAAGAAGAACAATTAGATAAAATATGGGACCGTTTTTACCGTATAGATACAGCTCGTCAACGTTCAAACGGTGGAACGGGACTCGGACTTGCTATTTCCAAAAATATTTTGGAACTTCATGGCGTAGAGTATGGTGTAAATAATACAGCAGATGGTGTGTTGTTTTACTTCTATTTAAATAAAAAAGTGTAGTAGGATTTGTCTAAATACACAGAATGAAAAAGGTCTTTCTCAGTAGAGAAAGGCCTTTTGGTTTTTATCCCGTATTAACGGGCAGTAAGACCCCCACCTTCACTTCGTTTAGAGGAGGGGATCTTCTCGGTTAAAATGATAAAAAATAAGACTGCCATTTAGGCACTCTTATTTTTAAAATTTATATTATGCGCACCAATACTTTTAAATAAGCGTGGTGAAGTTGAAAACAGGAGTAGTAGTAATACTGTGCATAATGCAAATGAACCGAGCATTGTACTACCATTCACGATCAATGAATAAAGAACAGCTGACTGTCCTGGTGGTGCGTACTTCCCAAAGAAGATAACACCAGCAATAAAGTGACAGAAATAACGGGCAAAGCTACCAACAAATGTAGCAAGGATAATATAAAAAAGCGCCTTTTTCCCTTGCCCGCTTTTTGATGAAGGTTTATCTTTGCGGCTACCAATGTCGGATTGTACGTTAGATGTATGTTGGTTGTTCGCAAGTGCCTTTTGAATTGGACGATAGAATAAACCAGCAAAACCGATAAAAGCAAATGCAACGAAGTACTCAATAAACGCTTGAACTGGCGTTAAAATGTAAACATCGCCGACTACAATTTGTAGTAGACCCCAAATGAGTCCTCCTAAGAAAGCAGTTTTAAAGCCCCAGCGGTAAGCGATAATAAAAATAGGAATCATTGCAAATGAAACAGAACCGCCTGTTGGAAGTTTAATTGATAGTGGTAAAATGTCGATGATCAAGGCGAAGGCTGCAAGGATTGCAGATTCAATCATCGCTTGTAAATTGGTGTTACGCATGTTGTTAATCCCCCTAAATCCAAGTTGCACAAAAAAGAATACTTATCATAGGGAGATATGAAATACGTAAGTAGAAAAAGAATGAGGTATTTCAAGTTCAACGTTTGCACAATTCCTACGTTAGCATTAACTAACAGGTTCTAAGGGTCGGAACGAAGTGTTCCCTCTCAGCAGCAAAGCTCCCCCTGTGATAACGAGATTCTTTATTTGTTAGGTTTATTGTAATTGAAATGGATGAGAATGGCAAATGAATATATAAATACAAATTGAAACGGCATAAAAACCTTCTTTCTAGGTGGAAGAGAGGATTCGGCCATGGATAGAAGCGGTCAGACCCTCTTCCTGCTCCACGCCAAGTGAAAGCAAAAGGAGAAAACGAGTGGAGATCTCCTTTTGTTTTCATAGCAGCGACTTATATGCCAGCAAATCAACATGGATATATATAATTCTCCCGAAATGTTAATAAATAGGAAGAAAAAATATATAGTACTTGATTCATAGAATGTGATATAATTTTCTTGAAAATAATTATCATTCTCTTTCGAGGGGGAAGATTATGAGCTTAGTTGATATTAAAATAGGTGAAAAAGTATTAGTTAAAAATTTACAAACGTTAGATAAATTATTAAAGCGGAGATTAGCTGCTTTTGGTCTTTCAGAAGGAAGTGAACTTCGTATGAAACAAAAAGCGATGTTTAAAGGGCCGTGTACATTAGAGTGCCGTGGACAATTAATTAGTATTCGTCATTGTGACGCGAAAATGATAAAGGTGGAATTAGCGTGAATAAGGTTGCATTGCTAGGGAACCCGAATACAGGGAAAACATCATTATTTAATGCGCTGACGGGTTCGTATGAATATGTAGGAAACTGGAGCGGAGTAACAGTAGAAAAGAAGGTTGGTAAGTTAAAGGGGAAGCAAGGGACATTAATTGATTTACCAGGTATATATGATTTAAATCCTGTTTCTCGTGATGAAGGTGTCGTTACAAAGTTTCTACTAACAGAAGAATTTCATCATATGCTAAATATTGTTGACTCTTCTCAATTTGAGCGCAATATGCATTTAACATTGCAACTACTAGAGTTTGGTAAACCAGTTTCTATCGGTTTAAATATGATTGATGTTGCGAAGCAACGCGGAATTGTTATTAATGCGAACAGATTGTCAGAAGTATTAGGAGTAACGGTCGTTCCTGTTGTTGCGAGAAGTGGTAAAGGTTGTGAAGAATTACTGGCTACTCTTCATGAGAACGAGAAGAAAGAGAAAAAGTCTTTCATTCTTTCTTATGGTAAAGAAGTAGATGCAGGTATTGAAGAAATCATGGATCTTTTAACTCAAGCAAATTATGAGCATCCTAGATGGCTTACACTTCAATTTTTAAGTAATAACGAAGTAGTAGAACAAGAAGTTAAAAGATTGCCTGTTTATGAAAAGCTTGTAGCAATTCGTTCTAAATTAGAAGCGAAACTTGATAGTACGCTAGAACAGCATATTTACCGGACACGTGCAGCGTATATTGAAAAGTTAAAAACAAATGTCATTCAGCATGAAAAGGAAGGAAAGATTCCCTTTTCAGAAAAAATTGATAAGTTAATTACACATAAAATTTTAGGACTTCCAATCTTTTTAGCAGTTATGTTTTTTATTTTTCAGGTTACGTTTACGTGGATCGGTACGCCTTTATCAGATATGCTTGATGAATTTCTTGGTGGGCAGTTTACGGATTGGGTAACGGCAGGTTTAACAAACATTGGTGCCTCTGAGTTTATTCAAGCGCTCGTTACAGAGGGGATTATTGCCGGCGTTGGTGCGGTATTAGTATTCGTTCCACAAATTTTTGCATTGTTCTTCTTTATTTCGTTATTAGAAGACTCAGGGTATATGGCCCGCATTGCAGTTGTAATGGACCGTATTATGGAATTCTTTGGTTTAAACGGAAAAGCATTTATTCCTATGATTATCGGTTTTGGTTGTAACGTTCCTGGGATTATGGCAGCGAGAACGATTGAGCAGGAAAAAGAAAGATTACTTACCGTTTTAGTAACACCATTTATGTCTTGTTCAGCGCGTTTACCTGTATATGCATTATTTGCGGGAGTCTTTTTCCCGAATAGTCAAGCGACTGTTGTGTTCTCTTTATACATTGCAGGTATTGTACTTGCTTTACTCGTTACAAAAGTAATGTCTCTTACTGTTTTAAAAGAAGAAAAATCTATTTTCGTTATTGAGCTTCCGCCTTATCGTGTACCACAAGCAAAAACATTGTGGCTTAGTACGTGGGAAAAAGGAAAAGGTTTCGTACGTAAAGCTGGTACATTTATCTTTGGGGGATCTGTTGTTATCTGGTTACTTAACTATGCTGGTCCATCTGGATTTGGCGTAGATATGGGGGATAGTTTCTTAGCAATGATTGGTGGGTTCGTGGCACCAATTTTAGCACCGCTCGGTTTTGGAACGTGGCAAGCAGCGGCATCATTATTAACAGGATTTTTAGCAAAAGAAGTTGTTGTTTCTACAATGGCCATTATTTATGCGGTGAAAGAAGATGTATTAGGAAATGTAATGGGAGCGCACTATACTGCATTATCAGCATATGCGTTTATGTTCTTCATTTTATTATATGTTCCATGTTTGGCGACAGTAGCTGTTATTCGTCGTGAAACAGGATCTGTCAAGTGGACAATTTTCTCTGTTGTTTATCCACTTATAGTGGCTTATGTATTAACATTCGTTATATACCAAGTCGGA
This sequence is a window from Bacillus pseudomycoides DSM 12442. Protein-coding genes within it:
- a CDS encoding N-acetylmuramoyl-L-alanine amidase family protein; this translates as MKKIILLVLMSVMFLVPAVSHAETSGNVNQAVPKEEQAIQKMGWVKDGDSWYYFDKDGKAHEGWLSYNGNWYYFIDRIMVQKDYVRVNGRDYYLGNDGVMQTGWIADGEDRWLYANQDGSFKTGWVKEGNKWYYIHRGLMATGWVRNDTGWYYMNPNGTMKTGWLQESGNWYYLKSDGAMATGKHLINGTWYSFKDNGVML
- a CDS encoding ABC transporter permease subunit, which translates into the protein MFKKIISIILQLFIMIMLFVVIVSLPMLFINGKKVGIHVEHFFTQCIHVISALIHPEELKLKMATQVATVSNNVQIFKIQEREFPLFPLIFKPYTYSLVLILGALIVSICSSFLCSIIAAVSPRRVQRVIEEAVFFLKTIPDVFLIFFLQLFMVSIYRYTGFLPLHPFSTMQNTSIVLPLLILAIIPTISLFQFQMLLINEEQKQGYVMFARAKGFGNMYILCRHIFRNMVVSVVNHIESILLALITSLFVFEYMFNIRGLFSILISGQDLVVIVYLLLLFIVPMYGVIVGLNWLRRKLYA
- a CDS encoding DedA family protein; amino-acid sequence: MELHELLSYIEQYGYAALFFCLWLGIVGMPIPDEMIVMSGGFVSSVGILSVIPAFLLTYLGVVSGLSLGYILGKVFGDKVLDKLMKKKKAKYLLQSQEMIGKYGHYALVTSYFIPVVRHIVPYLVGMNRMSFKTYALYSYTTGFMWTLLYFMLGSMFGKHIEAIVELATKYGLYFGGTIVVIASVLYLYIQKKNQVIG
- a CDS encoding class D sortase, giving the protein MRLINRIGFAFMIVGILMGTYYFFEWYKGKSSAQDLTTEEIKHFEKIELKGHSTETSVNSQVPSSQMQYKEGEKVAMLNIPKIKKKFSIYWGASDTTLKKGVGMFVSDMTTAPSEGGHTVLSGHRDTVFTELGELKEKDNLIVEYDNKIYTYEIQKMWITHADDRTVIVKKEEPTLTLTTCYPFDYIGDAPDRYIIEAKLISTDSK
- a CDS encoding ABC transporter permease subunit — protein: MHSQRYKYFLFPIILLLIISIALPYFQEESKVVEYRYNEKGEIVEAAPFSISRAHWFGTDREGEDLFYKVIDGAKYTILISFFVAVARVIISLLMSLFIHNDKWGIFFLQRVTVSLQFFPQTLFCILFLTPFIIYELRTKPIVTNIEVLCIQFLVFVFVAVPGMTRFFHKEVQQLWNKEYVKSSFLLGGSRWHVFRTHIMKVLQPQIIFQIGEQMVQVLLIMLHLALFKLFLGGTKIVSGQAHDQFSIYVPYLNDWANLISYYYGELMLEPRIIIIPVMFYMILLYCMTKVVNGYKHNRIE
- a CDS encoding class I SAM-dependent methyltransferase, producing MQLITFLTEFVKHPKNTGAIAPSSNILAKKMVGAINFEEAKYILELGPGTGSFTREIIKRKKEHTIFILIEINEVFFKKLQKQFKDDPNVLVIHGSAENIKKYIKELQIEKVDYVLSGLPFTSLPTEVSSRILSSVMESLSEDGEFITFQYSLARKAFIQTFFQEISLKKVWLNLPPAHVLSCRKRLGGHTPNGIT
- a CDS encoding cold-inducible protein YdjO-related protein, which codes for MYWKRNNKPVEDPEEIAVWECQTEDCLGWMRKNFSLEEEPKCPLCKGDMNSGTRLLQKL
- a CDS encoding LPXTG cell wall anchor domain-containing protein, coding for MKKKLLPICAMALLSVGYSSVASASTGTMTKEEVAQVQQDTTKKEAAMQEQQKQDKMKKEAAVQEQQKQDQMKKEAVVQEQQKQDQMKKEAAMQEQQKQDKMKKEGIQEQQKQDKMKKEAAVQATKGEKLPNTASNSITMMTLSACLVALGSLFGFTRRKIKA
- the hpt gene encoding hypoxanthine phosphoribosyltransferase, with amino-acid sequence MKIEIKDTLISEEALQTKVKELALQIERDFEGEEIVVIAVLKGSFVFAADLIRHIKNEVTIDFISASSYGNQTETTGKVKLLKDIDVNITGKNVIVVEDIIDSGLTLHFLKDHFFMHKPKALKFCTLLDKPERRKVDLTAEYVGFQIPDEFIVGYGIDCAEKYRNLPFIASVVTEK